Proteins encoded within one genomic window of Planctomycetia bacterium:
- the glgC gene encoding glucose-1-phosphate adenylyltransferase, translated as MSVLTILLAGGKGTRLEPLTRDRAKPAVPFGGQYRIIDFTLSNCINSNLRHILILTQYKARSLERHIQRGWNFLSRPLGEYIDVLPPEQRMNDQWYRGTADALYQNIYSIEQEQPELILVLGGDHIYKMDYRTMIEAHRERQADVTVACLPVPIGECSQFGVMQVNSENRILAFEEKPEQAAPMPDDPARCLASMGIYVFKAELLYDWLCADATRKDSSHDFGKDLLPRLVETNRLFAFPFVDKNRKAQAYWRDVGTLEAYYDANMDLIATDPVLNLYDRDWPIRTWLPQLPPPKFVHGEHALGPNARRGEAIDSLVGLGSIISGSHVFRSILSPNVRINSYSWVEDSILFSGVTIGRHCQIRRTIIEKGVNIPEKTSIGYNADADREKGYILTDAGITVVPKGV; from the coding sequence TTGAGTGTACTCACGATACTCCTGGCAGGTGGCAAAGGAACCCGGCTCGAACCGCTGACGCGTGACCGTGCCAAACCCGCTGTTCCCTTCGGTGGACAATACCGCATCATTGATTTCACCCTTTCAAACTGCATTAATTCAAACTTACGCCACATTCTTATTCTCACACAGTACAAAGCCCGTAGCCTGGAACGCCACATCCAGCGGGGTTGGAACTTTCTCAGCCGACCACTGGGCGAATACATTGATGTGCTGCCCCCCGAACAGCGTATGAACGATCAATGGTATCGAGGCACCGCTGATGCCCTGTACCAGAACATTTATAGTATCGAACAGGAACAGCCTGAACTCATCCTGGTGCTGGGTGGCGACCATATCTACAAGATGGACTATCGCACCATGATCGAAGCCCACCGGGAACGACAGGCTGATGTCACAGTCGCTTGCCTGCCTGTTCCCATCGGCGAATGCTCACAATTTGGAGTGATGCAGGTAAATAGTGAGAACCGTATTCTCGCCTTCGAAGAAAAGCCTGAACAGGCTGCACCCATGCCCGATGACCCGGCCCGCTGTCTGGCATCCATGGGCATCTATGTCTTCAAGGCAGAACTCCTCTACGACTGGCTCTGTGCCGATGCTACCCGCAAGGATTCTTCCCACGACTTCGGCAAAGACCTGTTACCCAGGCTGGTGGAGACCAACCGTCTGTTTGCGTTTCCCTTTGTCGACAAAAACCGCAAAGCCCAGGCATACTGGCGGGATGTAGGCACTTTGGAAGCCTATTACGATGCCAACATGGATCTGATCGCGACCGATCCAGTCTTGAATCTCTACGACCGCGACTGGCCCATCCGCACCTGGCTACCTCAGTTACCACCACCGAAATTTGTGCATGGCGAACACGCGTTAGGCCCCAACGCCCGCCGTGGTGAAGCCATCGACAGTTTAGTCGGGCTGGGCAGCATCATTTCGGGAAGTCATGTCTTTCGCAGCATTCTGTCACCCAATGTCAGAATCAACAGCTACAGTTGGGTGGAAGATTCCATACTTTTTTCCGGTGTAACGATTGGCAGACATTGCCAGATTCGTCGCACGATTATCGAAAAAGGCGTTAACATCCCCGAAAAAACCAGCATAGGCTACAATGCCGATGCCGATCGCGAAAAAGGCTACATCCTCACCGATGCAGGAATTACGGTGGTACCGAAGGGCGTCTGA
- a CDS encoding ABC transporter ATP-binding protein has translation MIELINVSKSYGNKEAVKNISLNVQRGELFTFLGPNGAGKTTTIKMLCGLLKPTTGILKVGGYDIQAEGDKARQILSYVPDLPYLYEKLTGREFMQFIITMYGMDPDAGRRRMEEMIDLFELESFVDDLSESYSHGMRQRTVFASALLHQPEVLIVDEPMVGLDPKNQRLVKDLLRDQVKKGVTVFMSIHTLDIAQELATRIAIINHGRIVGEGTLDELRHKAEHGGQLEDVFLKLTEATDAEAVAA, from the coding sequence ATGATTGAACTGATCAACGTCTCCAAATCATATGGCAATAAAGAGGCGGTCAAGAACATTTCGCTCAACGTTCAGCGGGGTGAACTTTTTACGTTTCTGGGGCCTAATGGTGCAGGCAAAACCACCACCATCAAGATGCTCTGTGGCCTTCTCAAGCCGACCACCGGCATTTTGAAGGTGGGAGGATACGACATCCAGGCGGAAGGTGATAAGGCACGCCAGATACTCAGTTATGTACCCGACTTGCCGTATCTGTACGAGAAGCTGACAGGCCGGGAGTTCATGCAGTTCATCATCACGATGTATGGTATGGATCCGGATGCAGGCCGCCGACGCATGGAGGAAATGATCGATCTGTTTGAATTGGAATCTTTCGTCGATGATTTGAGCGAGAGTTATTCCCACGGCATGAGGCAGCGAACAGTTTTTGCATCAGCCTTATTGCATCAGCCGGAAGTGCTCATTGTCGATGAACCGATGGTAGGCCTTGATCCTAAAAACCAGCGACTGGTGAAAGACCTGTTACGCGACCAGGTGAAAAAGGGCGTAACGGTGTTCATGTCGATTCACACGCTGGATATTGCCCAGGAACTGGCAACACGCATTGCCATCATCAATCATGGTCGGATAGTGGGCGAGGGCACGCTCGATGAGTTACGCCATAAGGCTGAGCATGGCGGGCAACTCGAGGATGTGTTCCTCAAGCTGACCGAGGCAACTGATGCAGAGGCGGTGGCAGCATGA
- a CDS encoding protein kinase produces the protein MLDDKGRFSMISNSRDEKCEMKQTLMEKQATEISQITTTLDNADLEPQSNERIQGKFGRYEIVRIIGKGGMGEVYLAHDTVLDRQVAIKFPKFRGTDIAAQRERFRREARAAAALRHSGLCPVYDVGEEQGLDFLTMAYVEGPTLAELVKRKGPLPPHEAAIAIHQVASAMAFAHEHGFVHRDLKPTNIVMETETQSAIVLDFGLAKRISGDKLPEEKPVEEPITNEGAILGTPAYMPLEQYTGDVARIGPSADIYSLGLILFELLTGKRAFRDNHEMLQSAVRDEKLPSLLTLQPAIDPGLEAVYARASARLPEDRYSSMAEFATALEPFCQHKVSSRSRWKIASLLLGTVAAAVLIGIIIFTFTTSEGSVRVEISDAKAPVEIKLDGQIIQLNLDGKPLKVKPGRHQFTVSGSGFETTTTEFTAKAGEQATVKLTVQPLPVARNDLPAESKESMKEVARLTILLEEAQQRNDKPGVLRYASELLLNDPKNEDALLIRGQYRFERKEWDKALIDFNQCLEVNPKNAKALYQRSMTKYQTGQTKEALAGLDAVLQITPDFHEAVLQKSWFLGSIGLHENALALCNQAIAKNPESAEAFWKRASIQFARGEYPSAQEDMKAAIGLDARFRNQFPETLPDPPDWTPGDTTAPELKEINRWSISNNHFHHHVQIKPDGTRMAIGTNGGHLFVLDFQKGNIVYDQRRLSKIKATFRSDNQLIYSIEKATLETDKTIQAGVYQLDLQTGESERLFDCSTNGYPHALALSDDEKMLVVAGFTIKPHLWDFSSRKLVRTLDDAEGVIEGAAFSRDGRYVFTAAWDDLQKPVRMWDVSTGKEVRHFSGHVGGSIHLAISKKRDRILTCSVRDRTARLWDVDSGKELKRLCHPTGLVRVALSQDGRYALTISGWRHNPDGSIHALEINNPFPKIWPNQHDNILRLWDVETGRVIGRFKGGSAEMYSMAFTPDSSQAVVGFDRSIIYLDIASAVKQAAGNTLK, from the coding sequence ATGCTGGATGATAAAGGACGTTTCTCCATGATAAGCAACTCTCGCGATGAAAAATGTGAAATGAAACAGACTCTTATGGAAAAACAAGCCACTGAAATATCACAGATTACCACAACGCTGGATAACGCTGATCTTGAACCTCAAAGTAATGAAAGAATACAAGGCAAATTTGGGCGTTATGAAATAGTTCGAATCATCGGCAAGGGAGGGATGGGGGAAGTGTACTTGGCGCATGACACAGTGCTAGATCGCCAGGTGGCAATCAAGTTTCCAAAATTTCGTGGAACGGATATCGCCGCTCAGCGTGAACGATTCCGTCGTGAAGCCCGCGCAGCTGCAGCCCTGCGCCATTCTGGGTTATGTCCCGTGTATGACGTAGGTGAAGAGCAAGGACTCGATTTTCTGACGATGGCTTATGTGGAAGGTCCAACTCTGGCTGAATTGGTCAAAAGGAAGGGACCGTTGCCACCCCATGAAGCAGCGATTGCAATTCATCAAGTAGCCTCTGCAATGGCCTTTGCACATGAACATGGTTTTGTTCATCGCGACCTCAAGCCAACGAACATCGTGATGGAAACGGAAACGCAATCAGCGATCGTATTGGATTTTGGGCTGGCTAAGCGGATTTCGGGAGACAAACTGCCCGAAGAAAAACCGGTGGAAGAACCGATTACGAACGAAGGTGCAATCCTCGGAACTCCGGCTTATATGCCCCTTGAGCAATATACAGGAGATGTGGCACGCATCGGTCCTAGTGCAGATATTTACAGCCTGGGACTTATCCTCTTTGAATTGCTGACTGGAAAACGTGCGTTTCGAGACAACCATGAAATGTTGCAATCAGCCGTTCGTGATGAAAAACTTCCATCACTCTTAACATTGCAGCCTGCTATTGATCCTGGACTCGAAGCAGTTTATGCACGAGCAAGTGCCAGGCTGCCGGAAGATCGTTATTCTAGTATGGCTGAGTTTGCGACAGCACTGGAACCTTTTTGTCAACACAAGGTGTCTTCACGATCGCGATGGAAGATTGCATCGTTACTTTTGGGCACGGTGGCTGCTGCTGTACTTATTGGCATTATTATTTTCACATTTACTACCAGCGAGGGTTCGGTTCGTGTCGAAATCAGCGATGCCAAAGCCCCAGTAGAAATCAAACTAGATGGACAAATCATCCAACTGAACCTGGATGGCAAACCATTGAAAGTAAAACCTGGCAGACATCAGTTTACAGTCAGTGGTAGCGGTTTTGAGACGACCACGACCGAATTTACAGCTAAAGCCGGAGAGCAGGCTACTGTCAAGCTTACCGTGCAGCCTCTTCCCGTTGCCAGAAATGACTTACCAGCTGAATCCAAAGAGAGCATGAAAGAAGTGGCACGCTTAACGATCCTGCTGGAGGAGGCACAACAACGAAATGACAAGCCAGGTGTCCTCCGTTATGCAAGTGAGTTGCTGTTGAATGATCCAAAGAATGAAGATGCCCTGCTTATTCGAGGCCAGTATCGTTTTGAAAGAAAAGAATGGGATAAAGCCCTGATAGATTTCAATCAATGCCTGGAGGTGAATCCTAAGAATGCCAAGGCCTTATATCAACGAAGCATGACAAAATATCAAACAGGGCAGACAAAAGAGGCATTAGCAGGCCTTGATGCTGTTCTTCAAATTACTCCTGATTTTCATGAAGCAGTTCTCCAGAAGAGCTGGTTTCTAGGGTCAATTGGTCTTCATGAAAATGCACTCGCGCTGTGCAACCAGGCGATTGCCAAAAATCCAGAATCAGCAGAAGCCTTCTGGAAACGTGCCAGTATTCAATTTGCCCGAGGAGAGTACCCATCAGCCCAAGAGGATATGAAGGCCGCTATCGGGCTAGATGCCAGATTTCGTAATCAGTTTCCTGAGACCCTGCCTGATCCACCTGATTGGACACCCGGGGATACCACAGCACCAGAACTGAAAGAAATAAATCGCTGGTCCATCTCAAACAATCACTTCCATCACCACGTGCAGATCAAGCCAGATGGGACTCGAATGGCGATTGGTACCAATGGTGGTCATCTGTTTGTCCTGGATTTCCAAAAAGGCAATATTGTTTATGATCAGAGAAGATTATCGAAAATTAAAGCGACATTCAGAAGTGATAATCAGTTGATCTATTCGATCGAAAAAGCCACCCTGGAAACGGATAAGACCATACAAGCAGGTGTCTATCAGTTGGATTTGCAGACGGGCGAATCAGAGAGACTGTTTGACTGTTCAACCAATGGATATCCACACGCTTTAGCACTCAGCGATGATGAAAAAATGCTCGTGGTGGCTGGTTTTACGATCAAGCCTCACCTCTGGGATTTCTCATCACGCAAACTGGTTCGTACTCTGGATGATGCCGAGGGGGTTATAGAGGGTGCTGCCTTTTCCCGGGATGGTCGATATGTATTCACTGCTGCTTGGGATGACCTTCAAAAGCCTGTACGGATGTGGGATGTTTCCACTGGAAAGGAAGTCAGACATTTCAGCGGGCATGTTGGTGGTAGTATTCATCTGGCAATTTCCAAAAAACGAGATCGAATATTGACATGTAGCGTACGTGATAGAACTGCGCGTCTGTGGGATGTTGATTCTGGAAAAGAACTCAAGAGATTATGTCATCCCACCGGTCTCGTCCGTGTCGCTCTTTCACAAGATGGACGTTACGCATTAACGATCAGTGGTTGGCGACACAATCCAGATGGGTCGATCCATGCGCTTGAAATTAATAACCCATTTCCCAAAATATGGCCTAACCAACACGATAATATACTGCGTCTTTGGGATGTTGAAACTGGCCGAGTGATCGGACGATTCAAGGGTGGAAGTGCAGAGATGTATTCCATGGCCTTTACTCCCGATAGCAGTCAGGCAGTCGTTGGTTTTGATCGATCAATAATCTATCTGGATATTGCAAGCGCGGTTAAGCAAGCTGCGGGAAACACATTGAAGTGA
- a CDS encoding DinB family protein produces the protein MKPFAFTLDSLPQIAIPYPAAGDCNEYFLRYIKLVPSGQAGSMLVSQIDQMQQLFGNMSESASLEVTSPWKWNLRQVLGHLGDGERVFGYRAARIAAGDTTPLPGFDQDILVEGMQYQNVSIPTLLYEWISLRLANIMLFSRLRTEQFINRGTVDNNSMTVSALANIIAGHVEHHLAIIRQRVMR, from the coding sequence ATGAAACCGTTTGCATTCACTCTGGATTCTCTGCCACAGATTGCTATCCCCTATCCAGCAGCAGGTGACTGCAACGAATATTTTCTTCGCTACATCAAACTGGTTCCTTCCGGCCAGGCTGGTTCCATGCTCGTCAGCCAGATTGATCAGATGCAACAACTTTTCGGAAACATGAGCGAATCAGCATCGCTGGAAGTGACCTCGCCCTGGAAGTGGAACCTCAGGCAGGTTCTGGGCCACCTGGGCGATGGAGAACGTGTCTTTGGCTACCGTGCTGCCCGCATCGCTGCTGGAGACACCACTCCTCTGCCCGGCTTCGATCAGGACATCCTGGTCGAAGGCATGCAGTACCAGAATGTATCCATCCCCACTCTTCTGTACGAATGGATCAGTTTGCGGCTGGCGAACATCATGCTGTTTTCGAGATTGCGAACTGAGCAGTTTATCAATCGCGGAACGGTCGACAACAACTCCATGACAGTATCAGCTTTAGCCAATATTATTGCTGGCCATGTAGAACATCATCTGGCAATTATTCGGCAGCGGGTGATGAGGTAA
- a CDS encoding PD40 domain-containing protein, which yields MAFALSFSSAQAQEARLLRFPTIHGDTVAFTYAGNLYSVPASGGTARRLTSHDGFEMFPHFSPDGKWIAFTGQYDGNTEVYVMSAAGGVPKRLTYTATLGRDEVSDRMGPNNIVMAWHPDGKRILFRSRMKSFNDFIGELFLVDVDGHLPEPMPLPRGGFGSFSPDGKQFVYNRIFREFRTWKRYRGGMADDVWLYDIGTKKIENLTNNGALDTFPMFHSTGVYFISDRDANKKVNLYRVDPKTKETKQLTQFTDYDIKFPSLGDNAVVFENGGHLYKFDLKTEKLDKIPVQLNEDFSSGRGGLISVKNNVIQFEISPDGKRALLGARGDLFTVPAQNGPTRNLTNTPGVHERNAKWSPDGKWIAAVSDASGEDEIVLFPQAGGAPVAITTGGNVYKYELLWSPDSKKIAWSDRQQRIQYVDIASKQVKQVVKADSFEMHDFVWSPDSNWIAYTFPEVRAFSRVYLCSLADGKSTPVTEAFYNSAGPCFSGDGKYLFFVSARDFNPTYGQTEFNHIYTNTNRIYFTTLAKATVSPFAPKSDEVTIKEEKKAEDKKPEEKKAEDKKPEEKKPEITKIELDGIIERTLGLPIAPGNYGNMQSVGSSVYYTRAGQLHVFDLSAPAPKETALGQINGYEISADGKKMLISRGPGSYSIIDLPKGPIPPGGETLKLDGLEVRLDRQAEWKQMFNECWRQMRDFFYDPNLHGVDWVAMKKKYEPLVAHVQHRADLTYIIGEMISELNCGHAYVGGGELPAVNKIPMGLLGAELKQDAKAGTLQIGKMVPGANWSSRLRSPLTENNSNIKEGDYILSINGYAVKDLVNPNIALMGTAGRPTVLKINKEPKEEGAREVIVTPLSDESEIRYHAWVERNRKYVEEKTGGQVGYLHIPDMLQNGLNQFTRQYYPQLNKKALIIDDRGNGGGNVSPMITERLRRELVMVGITRNGTPNTDPGGMHVGPKCMLLNEFSASDGDIFPYRFKTYGMGKLIGKRSWGGVVGIRGTLPLLDGGTLNRPEFSRYDREGKEWIMEGYGVDPDIVVDNDPAEEYTGKDAQLDRAIELMLEEIKTKGKEIPKVPPYPKK from the coding sequence ATGGCATTCGCGTTGAGTTTTTCATCGGCACAGGCGCAGGAAGCCCGTTTGCTTCGATTCCCCACCATACATGGGGATACTGTTGCTTTCACCTACGCAGGCAACCTTTACAGCGTGCCAGCCAGCGGTGGAACTGCCCGAAGGCTCACCAGCCACGATGGTTTTGAGATGTTCCCCCACTTCTCGCCCGATGGCAAGTGGATCGCCTTCACAGGCCAGTACGATGGCAACACCGAAGTCTATGTCATGTCTGCCGCGGGTGGCGTTCCCAAGCGATTAACCTACACTGCCACGCTGGGTCGCGATGAAGTCTCCGACCGCATGGGCCCCAATAACATCGTGATGGCCTGGCATCCCGATGGCAAACGAATCCTGTTCCGCAGCCGCATGAAGAGCTTCAACGATTTCATTGGCGAACTGTTTCTGGTAGATGTCGATGGTCATTTGCCTGAACCCATGCCCCTGCCCCGTGGCGGCTTCGGTAGCTTCTCACCCGATGGCAAGCAATTTGTCTACAACCGCATCTTCCGTGAATTCCGTACCTGGAAACGCTACCGTGGCGGCATGGCAGACGATGTCTGGCTCTACGACATTGGCACCAAGAAAATCGAGAACCTGACCAATAACGGCGCTCTCGATACCTTCCCCATGTTCCACAGCACTGGGGTCTATTTCATCTCGGATCGTGACGCCAACAAGAAAGTCAATTTGTACCGCGTTGATCCGAAGACCAAGGAGACCAAACAGTTAACCCAGTTCACCGATTACGACATCAAGTTCCCCAGCCTGGGTGATAATGCTGTTGTCTTTGAAAACGGTGGCCATCTCTACAAGTTCGATCTGAAAACCGAAAAGCTGGACAAGATTCCGGTACAACTCAATGAAGATTTCAGCAGCGGTCGTGGCGGCCTGATTTCGGTCAAGAACAACGTGATCCAGTTTGAAATCAGCCCCGATGGCAAACGTGCGCTGCTCGGCGCACGTGGCGATCTCTTCACCGTTCCTGCTCAGAATGGTCCTACACGAAACCTGACTAACACTCCTGGAGTGCATGAACGCAATGCCAAGTGGTCGCCCGATGGCAAGTGGATTGCTGCAGTTTCCGATGCCAGTGGTGAAGATGAAATCGTCCTCTTCCCTCAGGCAGGTGGTGCACCTGTTGCCATCACCACCGGCGGCAACGTTTACAAATATGAACTGCTCTGGTCACCCGACAGCAAGAAGATCGCCTGGTCTGATCGACAACAGCGAATCCAGTATGTGGATATTGCGAGCAAGCAGGTAAAGCAGGTCGTCAAAGCCGACTCCTTTGAGATGCATGATTTCGTCTGGTCGCCTGATTCCAACTGGATTGCCTACACCTTCCCCGAAGTTCGAGCATTCAGCAGGGTTTACCTCTGCAGCCTGGCTGATGGCAAATCGACGCCTGTCACGGAAGCCTTCTACAATTCAGCAGGCCCTTGCTTCAGCGGTGATGGCAAGTATCTCTTTTTCGTCTCCGCTCGCGATTTCAACCCCACGTACGGTCAGACCGAATTCAACCACATCTATACCAATACCAATCGCATTTACTTCACCACATTAGCCAAGGCAACTGTTTCACCTTTTGCTCCCAAGAGCGATGAAGTCACCATCAAGGAAGAAAAGAAAGCTGAGGACAAGAAGCCTGAAGAGAAAAAGGCTGAGGACAAGAAGCCCGAAGAGAAAAAGCCGGAAATCACCAAGATCGAACTCGATGGAATCATCGAACGCACACTGGGCTTACCCATTGCTCCCGGCAACTACGGCAACATGCAATCGGTAGGCAGTAGCGTCTACTACACGCGCGCTGGTCAACTCCATGTCTTCGATCTGTCAGCACCCGCTCCCAAGGAAACAGCGCTCGGCCAGATCAATGGCTATGAAATCAGTGCGGATGGCAAGAAGATGTTGATCTCCCGTGGCCCAGGCAGCTACAGCATCATTGATCTGCCCAAAGGCCCCATCCCTCCTGGTGGAGAAACACTCAAGCTCGATGGGCTGGAAGTACGGCTCGACCGTCAGGCTGAATGGAAACAGATGTTCAACGAATGCTGGCGACAGATGCGCGATTTCTTCTACGATCCCAATCTCCATGGCGTCGATTGGGTAGCCATGAAGAAGAAATATGAACCGCTGGTCGCACATGTTCAGCATCGTGCTGATCTGACTTATATCATCGGCGAAATGATCAGTGAGTTGAACTGTGGCCATGCCTATGTGGGTGGTGGCGAACTGCCTGCGGTTAACAAGATACCGATGGGCCTCCTTGGAGCTGAACTGAAACAGGATGCCAAGGCTGGCACGCTGCAAATCGGCAAAATGGTTCCCGGCGCCAACTGGTCTAGCCGCCTTCGTTCACCACTTACCGAAAACAACTCCAACATCAAGGAAGGGGATTACATCCTCAGCATCAATGGCTATGCAGTCAAAGATCTGGTGAACCCCAACATCGCCCTGATGGGTACCGCAGGTCGCCCGACGGTGCTGAAGATCAACAAGGAACCAAAGGAAGAAGGCGCCCGCGAAGTGATTGTGACGCCACTCAGCGATGAAAGCGAAATCCGTTATCACGCCTGGGTAGAACGCAACCGCAAGTATGTGGAAGAGAAAACGGGTGGCCAGGTTGGTTACCTGCACATCCCCGACATGCTGCAGAATGGCCTGAACCAGTTCACCAGGCAGTATTATCCGCAGTTGAACAAGAAAGCTCTGATCATTGATGATCGAGGCAACGGCGGCGGCAATGTCTCCCCCATGATCACCGAACGCCTTCGCCGAGAACTGGTCATGGTCGGCATCACCCGCAATGGTACTCCCAACACCGATCCAGGTGGTATGCACGTTGGCCCGAAGTGCATGTTGCTCAATGAGTTCTCCGCCAGCGATGGCGATATCTTCCCCTACCGTTTCAAGACTTACGGCATGGGCAAGCTCATCGGCAAGCGAAGTTGGGGCGGCGTTGTTGGCATCCGAGGTACGCTGCCTCTCCTGGATGGTGGCACACTTAATCGTCCTGAGTTCAGCCGGTACGATCGCGAAGGCAAGGAATGGATCATGGAAGGGTATGGCGTTGATCCTGACATCGTGGTCGATAATGACCCTGCTGAGGAATATACAGGCAAGGATGCACAACTCGATCGGGCCATCGAACTCATGCTCGAGGAAATCAAAACCAAGGGCAAAGAGATACCCAAGGTTCCTCCTTATCCCAAGAAGTAA
- a CDS encoding DUF1573 domain-containing protein, giving the protein MFRSRFTLLFALLAPSYLFAADNLVLSFEESVKDVGGVPRGTKLVHHFKFTNNTQQSVHISNTRTSCHCATARAVKEEIAPGESSSVMVEVNTILYSGTRDFTIYVAFDRPYAAETRLMLKTVSRDDITLSPDSIQFGKVKLGAAPSQSVVVEHRAFSGWRITGIENENGYLQTRIDPNGTQPNSYRLTVRLREDTPAGFWHASIGLVTNDPTTPRIRIPMSVEIQGSLAVTPQTLNLGKLGTSTVEKKIVIRGAKPFKITGVEGLDNTLSIDQTKTDEAKVAHVLKITYSGNAEAGELVKKIKILTDLDNSTVELPVQGHVSK; this is encoded by the coding sequence ATGTTCCGTTCTCGTTTTACCCTGCTGTTCGCGCTGCTGGCGCCATCGTATCTTTTCGCCGCCGATAACCTTGTTCTCAGCTTTGAAGAATCGGTCAAAGACGTAGGTGGCGTGCCTCGTGGCACCAAACTCGTCCATCATTTCAAGTTCACCAACAACACCCAGCAATCGGTTCACATCTCGAACACACGCACTTCCTGCCACTGTGCGACAGCCCGCGCTGTCAAAGAAGAAATCGCCCCCGGCGAATCATCCTCCGTCATGGTGGAAGTGAACACCATTCTGTACAGCGGCACTCGCGATTTCACCATTTATGTCGCTTTTGATCGCCCCTACGCTGCCGAAACCAGGCTGATGTTGAAAACCGTCAGCCGCGATGACATTACTCTCAGTCCTGATTCCATCCAGTTTGGCAAAGTCAAACTCGGTGCTGCTCCCTCACAATCCGTCGTAGTGGAACACCGTGCCTTCTCAGGCTGGCGCATCACCGGTATCGAAAATGAAAATGGCTACCTGCAGACCAGAATTGACCCGAATGGCACTCAGCCTAACAGTTATCGACTGACGGTTCGCCTGCGTGAAGACACCCCTGCCGGTTTCTGGCATGCCAGCATTGGTTTGGTGACTAACGACCCAACCACCCCGCGCATTCGCATTCCCATGAGCGTGGAAATTCAGGGTTCACTGGCTGTAACGCCACAAACGCTGAACCTGGGCAAACTCGGAACCAGCACGGTTGAAAAGAAAATCGTGATCCGTGGTGCCAAGCCCTTCAAAATCACAGGCGTCGAAGGCCTCGACAATACTTTGAGCATTGATCAAACCAAAACAGACGAAGCCAAGGTGGCCCATGTGCTCAAAATCACCTACTCAGGCAATGCCGAAGCAGGCGAACTGGTTAAGAAGATCAAAATTCTTACTGATCTTGATAACTCGACTGTCGAACTGCCTGTCCAGGGGCATGTCAGCAAATAA